TCAATTTGGTTATGGTGAATGTTTGGCAGCAAGTCCTCAACCCAACTTCAATGCCAAAGATGCAGTGAAAATATGGGCAGATGAGAAGAAATTTTATGATCGTAAATCAAATTCTTGTAAAGGTGATGAATGTGGGCATTACACTCAAATCGTTTGGCATGACACAAGTCAAGTGGGTTGTGCTAGAGTTAAGTGCAAAAATGGGCATACATTTATCAGCTGCAACTATTATCCCATAGGGAATGTTCAAGGTCAAAGCCCTTATTGATCAATTTTTAATGGTTAGGGTAGATATATGTATATCATCATTTGACATATATCTGTCAATACATTAATATAGTGatgatataaattttcttttaatatttatatatttttaatacgaactaattattgttattattttgattataggtattttttaatttaaaaattagaaatatatttctttattaaaaaatctatatatatatataaaatttgttgATGAAAAAAACGCTtaatctaatataatttaaatattttaggatTGTTTGCAGTGTTTTAAGAACCCAAATTACAAATTGTCGCTAACCTTTAAGACAAAGATTATAAGGCAGATGTTGTGGtaaatagaattttagatGAAAGTTAATCAAAACACTTCATTCAATTCTTTAATGTTTCAAGGGTTTTACAATTGTTATTAGTATAGAACAAAAtagttgtattttttaatattaaaatgaagtTGTTCAAAGggcatttctttttcttttctctgaAAGACAATAGATTTATATATGGTCTTTTCTTATGCTAATTAAGTGGCCAATTTGTATTCCAAAAGTTCCTGCGATAATTCCGGGTTTGATTAGGAATACAATACTTACCAGCTGCAATCTTTAATTTCCACCGatcatcatattttaaaatagaaacaaacaCGGCCTCACAAAGTCATCTCTCTTCGTAAGAACAAGATCATGTACATTTCAAGCTATGACCATAAACTGTCAAAACATTGAATTTAGACAACTATACAgtcatttctttttcactgctgtaaaaatataatattaaaatttatttaaaataattaaaatatttaaataaagattttaaattcaaatcttGGCCTGCCTCTGCGTTAAACGAGTTTCACAGTCATATCTTAATTTACATTTGGAGTACTTTCTTATGCATGAGATGAAAGAGTTACCATAACTGACATAAGCATGACAAGGTTTCCCTACCACATAATTAAGTCTGTTGTGAAACATCATAATTTGCATGGTCCCATTAGTATTATGTGTCTGATAATTGACTGTCTTCCTTGTGTTGGCAGGTTATTTATTCTAACcttatattatatgatatgACAGTGACTTGGGTTTATTTTAATCCTTTTACtctatttatctttttcttttctgataaCAGGTACAAAGAGTAATAACCTAATCTATAATCACCGCTCATTCCAAGTTGaacaagaaattcaatttctgtTGATACTTCCTTAATTAATGGCTTAAAACCTGACAAATAACCTAACTGTACTATGATTTGTAGAAGAATATTAAACCGATAACAGTAAACTTGACAAGTGGCAAATAACCCAATTACCATGATTTCTAAGAATCTATTCGTCTTGTGAATCTATAGAATTCAGATAATGCCAAATAAAAGCATCTTCTTCATTATATTTTCTCATCCTTATACAATGTCAAGCATTGCTACAAGCCAAGAAAAATGTTCCATAAAATAGAAGAACTGGTCGAGaaattaagattttctttGTCCCTTCTaagttttagatatatgaatTCTATTTATCC
The nucleotide sequence above comes from Ricinus communis isolate WT05 ecotype wild-type chromosome 6, ASM1957865v1, whole genome shotgun sequence. Encoded proteins:
- the LOC8268872 gene encoding basic form of pathogenesis-related protein 1; this translates as MGFTNLVIALCLVASALSPTCLARNSRGDYLDAHNAVRAEVGVDPLVWNKTLADYAKGYAKTKINNFVYEHSNYLQFGYGECLAASPQPNFNAKDAVKIWADEKKFYDRKSNSCKGDECGHYTQIVWHDTSQVGCARVKCKNGHTFISCNYYPIGNVQGQSPY